CAGAATGGCGATTAGTAAAAGAAGGACAAGGAAGATGAAAAAAAATCTCCGTGGAATGAAGATATGACGGGAAGAGGCAGAATCGGTTGAGACAATGATAATTGAAAAACCTTTTTTCATCAATTATGCAAATCCCTGTTCCGCACAATTAGTTAGTAATCGGATCGCACCCTCCACATCCTTTAGGTCACAGAGTTCGTTAGGCGAATGGATATAACGGGTGGGTATGGAAACCACCCCACTTATAACCCCTTCTCTGGTCATCTGAATGACCGCGGCATCGGTTGTTCCGCGTTCCAGTATTTCAATCTGGTAAGGAATTTTTAGACGCTGGGCGTAAGCAATAAGTTTTTCTTTTATGAAGGGATGAGCGATGAAGGCACTATCCATCATTTTTATGGCTACTCCTTTACCAACGCTCACTGCCATTCGAGGTGATTCCGGTGTATCACCGGTACCAGTGACATCAACCGCGACCGCATAATCGGGGTTGATGCCGAAAGCACTCGTTCTCGCCCCCCGTAAGCCGACTTCCTCTTGGGTGGAAAAGACAAAATAGAGGTCGTCTTTGTTATTTTTAATGCGTTTTATTACCTCAATCAAACAATAACAGCCAATCCGGTCATCCAAAGCCTTGGCAATTAACTTGTTATTTACTGTCTCAGTCGACTGATAGAAAGAAGCAGTATCACCAACACGTACCCATTTCTCCGCAGCTTTTTTACCGTTCGCACCAATATCAATATAATAATTATCCAGTTGGGGTGGTTTGGGAGTTTCGGGTTTGGTTTCAACCCCGATGACCCCTATAACTCCATTAGCAAAGATCACCCGGTGGTGCAAGATTTTCTCCGGAAAGATACCTCCGACCGGGGCAAAACGCAGAAATCCCTGGTTATCAATGTGTTTTACAATTAAACCAATTTCGTCCATATGGGCACAGAACAACAGTTTTTTACCATTCTTTTTATTTCTGGTGGGAAGATAAGCGATTAGGTTGCCCAAAGTATCAACTTTTATGTTTTTACAAACTTTTTGAATCTCAGATTTTATCAGCGAACGA
The DNA window shown above is from candidate division WOR-3 bacterium and carries:
- a CDS encoding M42 family metallopeptidase, with the protein product MELIKKLTEIYGPSGHEEKVRSLIKSEIQKVCKNIKVDTLGNLIAYLPTRNKKNGKKLLFCAHMDEIGLIVKHIDNQGFLRFAPVGGIFPEKILHHRVIFANGVIGVIGVETKPETPKPPQLDNYYIDIGANGKKAAEKWVRVGDTASFYQSTETVNNKLIAKALDDRIGCYCLIEVIKRIKNNKDDLYFVFSTQEEVGLRGARTSAFGINPDYAVAVDVTGTGDTPESPRMAVSVGKGVAIKMMDSAFIAHPFIKEKLIAYAQRLKIPYQIEILERGTTDAAVIQMTREGVISGVVSIPTRYIHSPNELCDLKDVEGAIRLLTNCAEQGFA